A portion of the Lujinxingia litoralis genome contains these proteins:
- a CDS encoding proprotein convertase P-domain-containing protein, with product MKRLTPWNLPLSGILALAMVACGGGETETPDPLECGPGTELSGGQCVLTDSTCGEGLTRNDQDQCVPTDELCGENTTYDTASGTCLGPDEIACGEGTVEIDGRCLVDNPLTCGEGTVLANGSCELTEDICGEGTQLEGTGCALMGDVVCQGRTQFDVAQGICVDLGNVECGDDVFEVENRCVSVDTVADNLASSADVVYEEGGENAFTLPEAEASLVFAGVMESDDAGEHAFTLTAEAGDWFELTVFSRGLPSPMAIVTDGDYDRATSSAQTRVAQRTFALPTDGDYTVTIANALNQLNGTANSGDGTWAYVAQINRVTPPEAKPWPGLEEVVSGDLSDLTENLYLVEFPADYNLAMTIDALGADAQAVVDEWATLTEHTDTTALEQGDIFVPERPASDAPVYLLFDQERQTGPATHFVVSSARAVNIPVDETYEFEVVAQPGQMLEISYTTTSPSGFSNTFEISKNGEELARYTNIDPLNNSTSWSTRAKQIYFFAAEGGTYTIAMTNENWSSTFYNVVPVITNIDPTPIPVVGDESFTFSHEEAVEAGTFEFYRLDISTPASFEGFLRTGELVYDEDAEEWIEDENNPGAGDPDVYLIGSDNFLKGEFEETGTFEALEFTLLTPGSYIMAISVYEALTQGYVLELNATERQALVPEEIISETFTLDTYDIIRGSAEFADGESATLRIYNPDDVVIYETEASGNFEFLRLAPGPGDYRVELSNDSEASILRPTYEFEGITDAAFYEVSLGSLDLSTTGAVYSTGDRDYYLLRASQSVLSDMTFAVPSGSGESLSVKIFSKNTGNTLREQVGNLIAFEDVYLSNDLFIVEVKASSALADGYTFNLDFNEVVGVPEVSVSESPNSTIVDNDETGVTRTLTANACLTIESVSVDIDITHGYRGDVVVTLTSPAGTTVYLHNRTGSYNDDIVGSYPDTLTPAGSLDDFIGESGQGDWQLYVADVSSGINGTLNSWGINLTCGI from the coding sequence ATGAAGCGACTCACCCCCTGGAACCTTCCCCTCAGCGGGATCTTAGCGCTCGCCATGGTCGCCTGTGGCGGCGGCGAAACTGAGACTCCCGATCCCCTGGAGTGCGGCCCCGGCACAGAGCTCAGTGGCGGACAGTGCGTCCTTACTGACTCGACCTGCGGCGAAGGCCTCACCCGCAACGACCAAGATCAGTGCGTCCCTACCGACGAACTCTGCGGCGAAAACACCACCTACGACACCGCCTCCGGCACCTGCCTGGGCCCCGATGAGATCGCCTGCGGTGAGGGCACCGTCGAAATCGATGGTCGCTGCCTGGTCGACAATCCGCTGACCTGTGGCGAAGGCACCGTGCTGGCCAACGGCAGCTGCGAGCTGACCGAAGACATCTGCGGCGAAGGCACCCAGCTTGAAGGCACCGGCTGCGCGCTGATGGGCGACGTGGTCTGCCAGGGACGCACGCAATTCGATGTCGCTCAGGGCATCTGCGTGGACCTGGGCAACGTCGAATGCGGCGACGACGTCTTCGAAGTCGAGAACCGCTGCGTCTCGGTCGACACCGTGGCCGACAACCTGGCCTCCAGCGCCGACGTGGTCTACGAGGAAGGCGGCGAAAACGCCTTCACCCTTCCCGAAGCCGAAGCCAGCCTGGTCTTCGCCGGCGTCATGGAATCCGATGACGCCGGGGAACACGCCTTCACCCTGACCGCGGAGGCCGGCGACTGGTTCGAACTGACCGTCTTCTCCCGCGGACTTCCCTCGCCGATGGCCATCGTAACCGACGGTGACTACGACCGCGCCACCAGCTCCGCTCAGACCCGCGTGGCCCAGCGCACCTTCGCGCTGCCCACCGATGGCGACTACACCGTCACCATCGCAAACGCGCTCAACCAGCTCAACGGAACTGCCAACAGCGGTGACGGCACCTGGGCCTATGTCGCGCAGATCAACCGCGTAACACCCCCGGAAGCCAAGCCCTGGCCCGGCCTCGAAGAAGTCGTCAGCGGTGACTTGAGCGATCTCACCGAGAACCTCTACCTGGTTGAATTCCCCGCCGATTACAACCTGGCGATGACCATCGACGCCCTGGGCGCCGACGCACAGGCCGTGGTCGACGAGTGGGCCACCCTCACCGAACACACCGACACCACTGCGCTGGAGCAAGGCGACATCTTCGTACCCGAGCGCCCCGCGTCCGACGCCCCGGTCTACCTGCTCTTCGACCAAGAGCGCCAGACCGGGCCGGCCACCCACTTCGTGGTGAGTTCGGCACGCGCCGTCAACATCCCCGTGGACGAAACCTACGAGTTCGAAGTCGTCGCTCAGCCCGGCCAGATGCTCGAGATCAGCTACACCACCACCAGCCCAAGCGGCTTCTCCAATACTTTCGAGATCTCGAAGAACGGCGAAGAGCTCGCGCGCTACACCAACATCGACCCCCTTAACAATTCCACTTCGTGGAGTACCCGCGCCAAACAAATCTACTTCTTCGCGGCCGAAGGGGGCACCTATACCATCGCCATGACCAACGAGAACTGGTCGTCGACCTTCTACAACGTCGTCCCGGTGATCACGAACATCGATCCTACCCCCATCCCCGTCGTTGGCGATGAGAGCTTCACCTTCAGCCATGAAGAAGCTGTAGAAGCAGGCACCTTCGAATTCTACCGCCTGGATATCAGCACCCCGGCCAGCTTCGAGGGCTTCCTGCGCACCGGCGAGCTTGTCTACGACGAAGACGCCGAAGAATGGATCGAAGATGAAAACAACCCCGGCGCTGGCGACCCGGACGTCTACCTGATCGGCTCAGACAACTTCCTCAAAGGGGAGTTCGAAGAAACGGGCACCTTCGAAGCGCTTGAGTTCACTCTTCTCACCCCGGGCTCCTACATCATGGCCATCTCGGTCTACGAAGCGCTGACCCAGGGATATGTCCTGGAACTCAACGCCACCGAACGCCAGGCCCTGGTTCCCGAAGAGATCATCTCGGAAACCTTCACTCTGGATACCTACGACATCATCCGCGGCAGCGCAGAATTCGCCGACGGCGAGAGCGCGACCCTGCGTATCTACAACCCCGACGATGTGGTCATCTACGAAACCGAAGCCAGCGGCAATTTCGAGTTCCTCCGACTCGCCCCCGGCCCGGGCGACTACCGCGTGGAGCTGAGCAACGACAGCGAAGCGTCCATTCTCCGTCCAACCTATGAGTTCGAAGGCATCACCGACGCCGCGTTCTACGAGGTCTCCCTGGGCAGCCTCGACCTCAGCACCACCGGAGCTGTCTACAGCACGGGCGATCGCGACTACTACCTCCTCCGGGCGAGTCAGTCGGTGCTTTCCGACATGACCTTCGCCGTGCCTTCGGGCTCCGGCGAATCCCTGAGCGTCAAGATCTTCTCCAAAAACACCGGCAACACCCTTCGTGAGCAGGTGGGCAACTTGATCGCCTTCGAGGATGTCTACCTGAGCAACGACCTCTTCATCGTCGAAGTCAAAGCCAGCAGCGCACTCGCCGACGGCTATACCTTCAACCTGGACTTCAATGAGGTCGTCGGTGTGCCGGAAGTCAGCGTGTCGGAGAGTCCAAACTCCACCATCGTCGATAACGATGAAACGGGCGTAACCCGGACTCTGACTGCCAACGCTTGTTTAACCATTGAGAGTGTAAGTGTGGACATCGATATCACCCATGGTTACCGAGGTGACGTTGTCGTTACGTTGACATCTCCCGCAGGCACAACGGTGTATTTGCACAACCGCACAGGCTCTTATAACGACGATATCGTCGGAAGCTATCCCGACACCCTCACCCCTGCGGGCTCTCTGGACGATTTCATTGGAGAGTCTGGCCAGGGAGATTGGCAGCTCTACGTCGCCGATGTCTCGAGTGGAATTAACGGAACGCTCAACAGCTGGGGCATCAACCTCACCTGCGGAATCTGA
- a CDS encoding metal ABC transporter substrate-binding protein produces the protein MTLSSLSPRQSLAWPLALLTALITLLAAGPATAELRVVATTADLGAIASEIVGDQGKVDILARPGDDPHFIDPRPSFVPLLNRADVLVLVGMDLEVGWLPTLITGARNPKIHPGQSGHFDASHHIVAADLPRGPVDRTMGDVHPGGNPHYTTDPRQGARVALALGRHLAELDPPHADAYLERSRHLAREAIRLAQRFEMRFGQLPQARRQVVTYHKSWSYVAGWLGLSDVMQIEPKPGVPPNPRHVALLVDTIQKRQIPAIIQLDYYPTTTAALLSERTGATLLQLPAQTRPGQSYVAHLEELATRLYETLSP, from the coding sequence ATGACCTTGTCCTCTCTCTCTCCTCGCCAGTCGCTGGCCTGGCCCCTGGCCCTGCTGACGGCTCTGATCACGCTGCTGGCCGCCGGTCCGGCCACCGCCGAGCTCCGGGTGGTGGCCACTACCGCCGATCTGGGCGCCATCGCCTCGGAGATCGTCGGTGACCAGGGCAAGGTCGACATCCTCGCCAGGCCCGGAGACGACCCCCACTTTATCGATCCTCGCCCCAGCTTCGTCCCCCTGCTCAACCGCGCCGATGTGCTGGTGCTGGTGGGCATGGATCTGGAAGTGGGCTGGCTCCCCACGCTGATCACCGGCGCTCGTAACCCGAAGATTCACCCGGGCCAATCCGGCCACTTTGACGCCTCTCACCACATCGTGGCCGCCGACCTGCCCCGGGGCCCGGTCGACCGCACGATGGGCGATGTGCACCCGGGCGGAAACCCCCACTACACCACCGACCCTCGCCAGGGCGCCCGCGTCGCGCTGGCGCTGGGCCGCCACCTGGCCGAACTCGACCCGCCCCACGCCGACGCCTACCTGGAACGCTCCCGCCACCTGGCCCGCGAAGCCATCCGCCTGGCCCAGCGCTTTGAGATGCGCTTTGGCCAGCTCCCCCAGGCCCGGCGTCAGGTCGTGACCTACCACAAATCCTGGAGCTATGTGGCCGGCTGGCTGGGCCTGAGCGATGTGATGCAGATCGAACCCAAGCCCGGCGTCCCGCCCAACCCGCGTCACGTCGCTCTTTTGGTCGACACCATCCAAAAACGTCAGATCCCGGCGATCATCCAGCTCGACTACTACCCCACGACCACCGCCGCACTGCTCAGCGAACGCACCGGTGCCACCCTGCTCCAACTCCCCGCCCAGACCCGGCCCGGCCAGAGCTACGTGGCGCACCTCGAAGAACTCGCCACTCGCCTCTATGAGACCCTCTCCCCCTGA
- a CDS encoding cob(I)yrinic acid a,c-diamide adenosyltransferase, whose protein sequence is MSDANQNHDKKFQDPNIAINRVYTRKGDAGTTRLVGGQKVMKSAARIETYGTVDELNAVVGAARQTIAEVYAGQPGFEGLSGQLFKVQHQLFNLGSVLATLPEDVGPMMPRVDADDVAELEALIDQYNQDCPPLRSFVLPGGTRLNVELHLARTVCRRAERLAVGLGESEEVDPQAIAYLNRLSDAFFVWSRWASIAAGSDEVLWDPNV, encoded by the coding sequence ATGAGCGACGCGAATCAGAACCACGACAAAAAGTTTCAGGACCCCAACATCGCCATCAACCGCGTCTACACCCGCAAGGGGGACGCCGGCACCACGCGCCTGGTCGGCGGTCAGAAGGTCATGAAGAGCGCCGCGCGCATTGAGACCTACGGCACCGTCGATGAGCTCAACGCGGTGGTGGGGGCGGCGCGTCAGACGATCGCCGAGGTGTACGCCGGTCAGCCCGGGTTTGAGGGGCTTTCCGGACAGCTTTTTAAGGTACAGCATCAGCTCTTTAACCTGGGCAGCGTGCTGGCGACGCTCCCCGAAGACGTGGGGCCGATGATGCCGCGGGTCGACGCCGACGATGTCGCGGAGCTCGAGGCGCTGATCGACCAGTACAACCAGGATTGCCCGCCGCTGCGCTCCTTTGTGTTGCCCGGGGGCACGCGGCTCAATGTGGAGCTGCACCTGGCGCGCACGGTCTGCCGCCGGGCCGAGCGTCTGGCCGTGGGGCTTGGCGAGTCCGAGGAGGTCGATCCGCAGGCCATCGCGTACCTCAACCGCCTCAGCGATGCGTTTTTTGTGTGGAGTCGCTGGGCGTCAATTGCCGCCGGTAGCGACGAGGTGCTCTGGGATCCGAACGTCTGA
- a CDS encoding metal ABC transporter permease, which produces MLEFLALYGDLYRDPILTALAAGLGLGLLGVYVVSRRIVFVSAALSQTSALGVTLAFYLSAQLGLVGLLAELLAPTLAILLSTLVVFGLVWLGERPTLGRDALLGVAFIVPTALVLLIGPFIARELHEVEAVLHGSAVLVRSSDLYAIAGATLLVVATQVFAFRAFVFASLDPLVARTQGVPVRLLDALLFGAIALLTGLSTRALGALPTFGLTVLPAIGALGLNIGLKWVFIVAATTGAAAGVLGYLVALATDASVGASQTLVAALLALTLRALGWLLNRRQRL; this is translated from the coding sequence ATGCTCGAATTTTTGGCCCTTTATGGCGATCTCTACCGCGATCCCATCCTCACCGCGCTGGCCGCCGGACTCGGGTTAGGCCTGCTGGGGGTGTACGTGGTCAGCCGCCGCATCGTCTTTGTGAGCGCCGCCCTCAGCCAGACCTCGGCCCTGGGCGTGACCCTGGCCTTCTACCTGAGCGCGCAGCTCGGGCTGGTCGGCCTGCTGGCCGAACTCCTGGCCCCGACGCTGGCGATCCTCCTCTCCACGCTGGTGGTCTTCGGGTTGGTCTGGCTTGGCGAGCGCCCCACCCTGGGGCGTGACGCGCTGCTCGGCGTGGCCTTTATCGTGCCCACCGCCCTGGTGTTGCTCATCGGCCCCTTCATCGCCCGCGAACTCCATGAGGTCGAAGCCGTCCTCCACGGCTCCGCGGTGCTGGTACGCTCCAGCGACCTCTACGCCATCGCCGGGGCCACCCTGCTGGTGGTCGCTACCCAGGTCTTCGCCTTCCGAGCCTTTGTCTTTGCCAGCCTCGACCCCCTGGTCGCTCGCACCCAGGGCGTGCCGGTGCGCCTGCTCGACGCCCTGCTCTTCGGGGCCATCGCCCTCCTAACGGGCCTCTCCACCCGCGCGCTGGGCGCGCTGCCCACCTTTGGCCTCACCGTGCTCCCGGCCATCGGCGCGCTCGGACTCAACATCGGCCTCAAATGGGTCTTCATCGTTGCGGCCACCACCGGCGCGGCCGCCGGCGTGCTCGGGTACCTGGTAGCGCTGGCCACCGACGCCTCGGTCGGCGCCAGCCAGACCCTCGTCGCCGCCCTGCTGGCACTCACTCTGCGCGCGCTGGGCTGGTTGCTCAACCGCCGCCAACGCCTCTGA
- a CDS encoding TonB-dependent receptor plug domain-containing protein gives MWTVSRWKKPGWVESALGALALGAGLCAFAPDVRAQAVREPVSVDDSEDAPEGVSESAVNSAASEDGLASTLRARTVSRERSARDDARHPSGFVTRVQTESCCAQPPSLGEVLEQVEGVQLSRSSSPGQPAYVAIRGGSPRQLVVYLGGLRLSTPAGLGFDVGQFGVAGLASADVFRGGAAVVHGAGALTGSVQLNPRAPASGVAGELRLSAGSFGSAGAQAAVSAANARGGLRLHAGVRRARGDFGFVDHQGVEQGRLNNDHQRFSGGGSARLKVGEGALHLTAMVEDGEGGSPGPSEFQRAFEQARVEDDRRLANLRWETQGGHAVGWQVHADVGLQDRRWAYENPRGHMSLEPVASSSRHQTLAASLEGRLFAGRHIAGLSAAAGAERYRAAEGAASLGAERLSAALALSDEWLLADERLSLVGALRMELLREVSTEAAFEPRVYAPLTPALGVIGRVHRRLEVRANLARTFRAADFDERFLTTEAVRGNPDLEPERAWAMDAGLRLRLSPGTATGPQALELGATYFRNEIDEMILFLPVSAYVYQAQNLSGARAHGLESTLSWAPVAGLRLEGSYTLTRAYLKVDQGAGSPAQLPHQPRHRAHLRASFTVGGLFGAGAWLEEARVQATARYRSRVALDNFGSLHSPGALHLDLGARAQLGREVRLGVEVQNLLNERRAQDFLQRPLPGRAFFVSVELRSGSRGDEGGGGA, from the coding sequence ATGTGGACGGTATCACGGTGGAAAAAGCCCGGGTGGGTGGAGTCTGCGCTAGGTGCTCTGGCACTGGGTGCGGGCCTCTGTGCGTTTGCGCCGGATGTGCGTGCGCAGGCTGTGAGGGAGCCTGTTTCGGTTGATGATTCCGAAGATGCGCCTGAAGGGGTGTCGGAAAGTGCTGTAAATTCAGCCGCTTCGGAGGATGGTCTGGCGAGCACCCTGCGCGCGCGTACGGTGAGTCGGGAGCGTTCGGCGCGCGATGATGCGCGTCACCCTTCGGGGTTTGTGACCCGGGTGCAGACCGAGTCCTGTTGTGCGCAGCCGCCGTCTCTGGGGGAGGTTCTGGAGCAGGTGGAGGGGGTGCAGCTCTCGCGTTCGTCGAGTCCCGGGCAGCCGGCCTACGTGGCGATTCGCGGCGGCAGCCCCCGTCAGCTGGTGGTGTATCTGGGGGGGCTGCGTCTGAGTACGCCGGCGGGGCTGGGGTTTGACGTGGGTCAGTTCGGGGTGGCGGGGCTGGCCTCGGCCGATGTCTTTCGCGGGGGCGCGGCGGTGGTGCACGGGGCCGGGGCGCTCACCGGCTCGGTGCAGCTGAACCCGCGGGCGCCGGCCTCGGGGGTGGCCGGTGAGCTTCGGTTGAGCGCGGGGAGCTTCGGGAGCGCGGGGGCCCAGGCGGCGGTGAGCGCGGCTAATGCCCGGGGAGGGCTCCGGCTGCATGCCGGGGTGCGTCGGGCCCGGGGCGACTTTGGTTTTGTGGATCATCAGGGCGTTGAACAGGGGCGTTTGAACAATGATCATCAACGTTTCAGCGGCGGGGGCAGCGCGCGCCTGAAGGTGGGGGAGGGCGCGCTTCATCTGACCGCGATGGTCGAAGATGGCGAGGGCGGGAGCCCCGGACCTTCGGAGTTTCAGCGGGCCTTTGAGCAGGCGCGGGTCGAGGATGATCGTCGGCTGGCGAATCTGCGCTGGGAGACGCAGGGGGGCCATGCGGTGGGCTGGCAGGTGCATGCCGATGTGGGTTTGCAGGATCGCCGCTGGGCCTACGAGAACCCCCGCGGGCATATGAGCCTGGAGCCCGTGGCATCGAGCTCTCGCCATCAGACGCTGGCGGCCAGCCTGGAGGGCCGTCTTTTTGCCGGTCGGCATATAGCCGGGCTTTCGGCCGCGGCGGGGGCGGAACGCTACCGGGCCGCCGAGGGCGCGGCGTCGCTGGGCGCCGAGCGCCTGAGCGCGGCGTTGGCGCTCTCCGATGAGTGGTTGCTGGCCGACGAGCGGCTCAGCCTGGTCGGGGCGTTGCGGATGGAGCTTTTGCGCGAGGTGTCGACGGAGGCCGCGTTTGAGCCCCGGGTGTACGCGCCGTTGACGCCCGCGCTGGGGGTTATCGGGAGGGTGCATCGGCGTCTGGAGGTGCGGGCCAACCTGGCCCGCACCTTCCGCGCGGCCGATTTCGATGAGCGTTTTCTCACGACCGAGGCGGTGCGGGGCAATCCCGATCTGGAGCCGGAGCGGGCCTGGGCGATGGATGCCGGCCTGCGCCTGCGCCTGAGTCCGGGCACCGCCACGGGCCCGCAGGCCCTGGAGCTGGGCGCGACGTATTTTCGAAACGAGATCGACGAGATGATCTTGTTTCTGCCGGTGTCGGCCTATGTCTACCAGGCCCAGAACTTAAGCGGCGCGCGGGCCCACGGTCTGGAGTCCACGCTGAGCTGGGCGCCGGTGGCGGGCCTGCGCCTGGAGGGCAGCTACACGCTCACCCGGGCCTACCTCAAAGTCGACCAGGGTGCCGGCTCGCCGGCGCAGCTGCCCCACCAGCCGCGCCACCGCGCGCACCTGCGCGCGTCGTTTACCGTGGGAGGCCTCTTCGGGGCCGGGGCGTGGCTGGAGGAGGCCCGGGTGCAGGCTACCGCGCGTTACCGAAGTCGCGTGGCGCTGGATAACTTCGGCAGCCTGCACAGCCCCGGGGCGCTGCATCTGGATCTGGGCGCGCGGGCGCAGCTCGGGCGGGAGGTTCGCCTGGGGGTGGAGGTGCAGAATCTGTTGAATGAGCGTCGCGCACAGGACTTTTTGCAGCGCCCGCTGCCCGGGCGTGCGTTCTTTGTATCGGTGGAGCTCCGCAGCGGAAGCCGTGGTGATGAGGGAGGGGGAGGAGCATGA
- a CDS encoding metal ABC transporter ATP-binding protein has product MSADSRLRPNFEQPSPADHAPIPPCLPRDHPSRQPTLLKVQNLACGYHGRTLLGPLDFHLHQGTFMLIEGPNGVGKSTLLKTLIGLLPPVAGRIDWSLPADALRFVPQTRTLDPMLPATVFDVMATGLHRGRGLKALRIRPRHQEIDPALEMVGVGHLCHHLFRELSEGQKQLILLARALLGQPRLLLLDEPSASMDPEREAATIELLQKIQQQLDMTVMMIAHGSELARSASNRIMRVDRTGQIQIEECLKDCLDDPHHTH; this is encoded by the coding sequence ATGAGCGCTGATTCCAGGCTTCGCCCCAACTTTGAGCAGCCCTCCCCGGCCGATCACGCGCCGATCCCCCCCTGTTTGCCCCGGGATCACCCCTCGCGCCAACCCACGCTCTTAAAAGTCCAGAACCTGGCGTGCGGCTACCACGGTCGCACGCTGCTGGGGCCCCTGGACTTCCATCTTCATCAGGGCACCTTCATGCTCATCGAAGGGCCCAACGGTGTGGGCAAATCCACCCTGCTCAAAACCCTCATCGGACTGCTCCCCCCGGTGGCCGGCCGCATCGACTGGAGCCTGCCCGCCGATGCCCTGCGCTTTGTGCCCCAGACCCGCACCCTCGATCCCATGCTCCCGGCCACCGTTTTTGATGTCATGGCCACCGGCCTACACCGCGGCCGCGGCCTCAAAGCCCTGCGCATCCGTCCTCGCCATCAGGAGATCGACCCGGCGCTGGAGATGGTCGGCGTCGGCCACCTCTGCCATCACCTCTTCCGCGAGCTCTCCGAGGGTCAGAAGCAGCTGATTTTGCTGGCCCGCGCCCTCCTGGGCCAGCCGCGCCTCCTCCTCCTGGATGAACCCTCGGCCTCCATGGATCCCGAGCGCGAGGCTGCCACCATCGAGCTTCTGCAAAAGATCCAGCAGCAACTCGACATGACGGTCATGATGATCGCTCACGGATCCGAGCTTGCCCGCAGCGCCTCCAACCGCATCATGCGCGTCGATCGCACAGGTCAGATCCAGATTGAGGAATGCCTCAAAGACTGCCTCGACGATCCCCACCACACCCACTGA
- the glgP gene encoding alpha-glucan family phosphorylase — translation MSDPFELVNDLRALSANLWWSWHPEIGEIFQALDAERWQALRQNPIAFLDSFEPAELEQRAHQGALATRIEQALRRQHEGTRQRGPRANPEAGPLHPRPVAYFCAEFGLHESLPIYSGGLGVLAGDHLKAASDCHVPIVGVGLFYAEGYFEQGLDARGRQVEHYGRHRLDQLPIRQLCDADGAPLVVEVEVAGRPICLHLREAMVGRSRLILLDCDIELNPPEDRRLTTQLYGGDQRTRIRQEVLLGVGGVRALAQLGIRPGVFHLNEGHSAFATLELCARQMQEEGIDFEEARQRVARQTVFTTHTPVPAGHDRFAPEMIDEALGSLRERLGLDLRAFHGLGRIHLDDPDEPFCMTVLAMKMSDFTNGVSHLHGRVSRQMWAGLYQQHSPPAAPIGHITNGVHVASVLAPRMRDLFDRHLGPGWTARMDRPETWEGIAGIDEGELWETHQILKARLLDFVARRVATQEAPRGQEAGQILPGSGLGQEVLTLGFARRFATYKRADLILSDLARFKRLIHDSQHPIQILYAGKAHPADEQGKALIQKIVELTTDPDLGGRVVFLANYDMDIARHLIQGVDVWLNNPRRPQEACGTSGQKAVFNGVLNCSVLDGWWAEGYDGQNGFAIGQGAELPDPARQDELDARELYRVLQESILPLYHQVDAHGLRRAWISRMKWAMLSLGWRYNAQRMMLDYLRRAYLPAVGATTSG, via the coding sequence ATGAGCGACCCCTTTGAGCTGGTCAACGATCTGCGCGCCCTCAGTGCCAACCTCTGGTGGAGCTGGCATCCCGAAATCGGGGAGATCTTCCAGGCGCTCGACGCCGAGCGCTGGCAAGCCCTGCGCCAGAACCCGATCGCCTTCTTAGACAGCTTTGAGCCCGCCGAGCTCGAGCAACGCGCTCACCAGGGGGCGCTGGCCACCCGCATTGAGCAGGCCCTGCGCCGTCAGCACGAGGGCACTCGCCAGCGCGGCCCCCGGGCCAACCCCGAAGCCGGCCCGCTGCACCCGCGGCCGGTGGCCTACTTCTGCGCGGAGTTCGGGCTCCACGAATCCCTGCCGATCTACTCGGGCGGGCTGGGGGTGCTGGCCGGCGACCACCTCAAAGCCGCCAGCGATTGTCACGTGCCCATCGTCGGCGTGGGGCTCTTCTATGCCGAGGGCTACTTTGAACAGGGACTCGATGCCCGCGGCCGCCAGGTTGAGCACTACGGGCGCCATCGCCTCGACCAGCTGCCGATTCGCCAGCTCTGCGATGCCGACGGCGCCCCCCTGGTGGTGGAGGTCGAGGTGGCCGGGCGTCCGATCTGCCTGCATCTGCGCGAGGCGATGGTCGGGCGCAGCCGCCTGATTTTGCTCGACTGCGATATCGAGCTCAATCCCCCCGAAGATCGCCGGCTGACCACGCAGCTCTACGGCGGAGACCAGCGCACCCGCATCCGCCAGGAGGTCCTGCTGGGCGTGGGTGGCGTGCGGGCGCTGGCGCAGCTGGGCATCCGCCCGGGCGTCTTTCACCTCAACGAAGGCCACAGCGCCTTTGCCACCCTGGAGCTCTGCGCTCGCCAGATGCAGGAAGAAGGCATCGACTTTGAGGAGGCTCGCCAGCGCGTGGCCCGCCAGACAGTTTTTACGACGCATACGCCGGTGCCGGCCGGTCATGACCGCTTTGCCCCGGAGATGATCGACGAAGCCCTGGGCAGCCTGCGCGAGCGCCTGGGGCTGGATCTGCGCGCGTTTCACGGCCTGGGGCGCATCCACCTCGACGATCCCGACGAGCCCTTCTGCATGACCGTGCTGGCGATGAAGATGAGTGATTTCACCAACGGCGTCAGCCACCTCCACGGCCGGGTCAGCCGCCAGATGTGGGCCGGCCTCTACCAACAACACTCCCCCCCCGCGGCGCCCATTGGCCATATCACCAACGGCGTGCATGTGGCCTCGGTGCTGGCGCCGCGGATGCGCGACCTCTTCGATCGCCACCTGGGCCCGGGCTGGACCGCCCGCATGGACCGCCCCGAAACCTGGGAGGGCATCGCCGGCATCGACGAGGGCGAACTCTGGGAGACGCACCAGATCCTCAAGGCCCGACTGCTCGACTTTGTCGCTCGCCGCGTCGCCACCCAGGAGGCCCCCCGCGGTCAGGAAGCGGGCCAGATCCTCCCGGGAAGCGGCCTGGGCCAGGAGGTGCTCACCCTGGGCTTTGCCCGGCGCTTTGCCACCTACAAACGCGCCGACCTGATCTTAAGCGATCTCGCGCGCTTTAAGCGCCTGATCCACGACAGCCAGCACCCCATCCAGATCCTCTACGCCGGCAAAGCCCACCCGGCCGACGAGCAGGGCAAGGCGCTGATCCAGAAGATCGTGGAGCTGACCACCGACCCCGACCTCGGAGGCCGGGTGGTCTTTCTGGCCAACTACGACATGGACATCGCCCGCCACCTGATCCAGGGCGTCGACGTCTGGCTCAACAACCCTCGCCGTCCCCAGGAGGCCTGTGGCACCAGCGGGCAGAAGGCCGTGTTCAACGGGGTGCTCAACTGCTCGGTCCTCGACGGCTGGTGGGCCGAGGGCTACGACGGCCAAAACGGCTTTGCCATCGGCCAGGGCGCCGAGCTCCCAGACCCCGCGCGCCAGGACGAGCTCGACGCCAGAGAGCTCTACCGGGTGCTCCAGGAGTCGATCCTCCCCCTCTACCACCAGGTCGACGCCCACGGGTTGCGCCGCGCGTGGATCTCCCGGATGAAATGGGCGATGCTCAGCCTGGGCTGGCGCTACAACGCGCAGCGCATGATGCTCGACTACCTTCGCCGGGCCTACCTCCCGGCGGTAGGCGCCACCACCTCCGGCTAA